The sequence below is a genomic window from bacterium.
ATTCGGTCAAGGACGCTTCAGGAAACCGTCTGGCCGACACTCTGTTCGTAAAAAAAATAAAAACTGTTGCCGCGGATACCTTGTCAGAGATCAGCGGAACTATTACCGATCAGGACCGTTCAGCAAAAGGGAACATCCTGGTGCAGGCGCGCAGCCTCGAGGGCAATCAGTATCTCCAGCAAATACCGGGCCCGGGGCCATACCGGTTCGAAAACATTCTACCCGGCTCTTATCTGCTCTATGTCTTTCGCGATCAGGATGGCAATGGACAGTTCACCCGCGGCGTCCCTTTTCCCTTTCAACCGGCCGAACGGTTCATCCATTATCCGGACACCCTGATCGTGCGAGCACGATGGCCTAATCAGGGCAATGATGTGCAGCTGCCCGCCCCCTGAATCAACAGCCGCCATACACGATAGAAAATGATCCAGAGAACCATACGCAACCTGACTGGACTAAAAACCATGAAAAAAATCATCCTTTGCACTTTGACGCTGTTCGCATTCGCCGAGGCCGGTCAGCGCGCCATGACCGTTCAGGACCTGTGGGATATGAAACGCATCGGTGATACCGCTCTGTCGCCGGACGGCCGCCTGATGGCGCTGGTCGTGACCAGCTATGACATGGAAAAAAACAGCGGCAACGCCGATCTCTGGCTGCTCTCCACGAACGACAACACCCTGCGGCAGCTGACCTTTAACGAAAAATTCGACGGCACGCCACGCTGGAAGCCGGACGGATCCGGCCTGGCTTTCCTCTCCGACCGCAGCGGCACGCGGCAGATCTTTTTTCTTTCTCTGGCCGGCGGCGAAGCCAAACAGATGACGCATCTGCCCGTCGCCGTGGAAGATTTTATCTGGACTCCGGACGGCGAACGGTTTGTCTTCGTAGCCTCGGTTTTTCCGGACGCCAAGGATCTGGATGAAACCGGCCGGCGGCTGGAGGAGCAGGAACAATCCAAAGTTAAAGCCCATATCAGCGACCGGCTGATGTACCGCGTTTTCGATCACTGGACTGAAGGCGTGCGCAGTCATGTATTCATCTGTGACCTGGAGGGCCAGGCGGTCAAAGACCTGACGCCCGGCGACTATGACACCCCACCGGTGGACCTCGGCGGAGCACGCGACTATGCGATATCCCCGGATGCCAAGGAGCTGGCCTTTGTCCGCAATCAGGATCCGGTCGTGGCCCTGTCGACCAACAACGACATTCTGCTCACCGCTCTGGACGCTGCTTCGCCGCAACCATGCACCGCTGCCAACAAAGCTAATGACAATCAACCTCTCTATTCTCCGGACGGCCGATTCCTTGCCTACAGGGCTATGCAGCGGCCGGGCTTTGAGGCTGATCGCTATCAACTGATGCTCTATGACCGTACCACCCGGCAGACCTCTTCCCTCACCAGCCGGCTGGACCGCAGTGTCAACGGAATGGTCTGGGCGCCAGATTCCCGTACGCTGTTTTTCACCGCTGACAACCAGGGACGCAGCAGCATCTATTCGGT
It includes:
- a CDS encoding S9 family peptidase, whose amino-acid sequence is MKKIILCTLTLFAFAEAGQRAMTVQDLWDMKRIGDTALSPDGRLMALVVTSYDMEKNSGNADLWLLSTNDNTLRQLTFNEKFDGTPRWKPDGSGLAFLSDRSGTRQIFFLSLAGGEAKQMTHLPVAVEDFIWTPDGERFVFVASVFPDAKDLDETGRRLEEQEQSKVKAHISDRLMYRVFDHWTEGVRSHVFICDLEGQAVKDLTPGDYDTPPVDLGGARDYAISPDAKELAFVRNQDPVVALSTNNDILLTALDAASPQPCTAANKANDNQPLYSPDGRFLAYRAMQRPGFEADRYQLMLYDRTTRQTSSLTSRLDRSVNGMVWAPDSRTLFFTADNQGRSSIYSVATATGRIEEVVKDHVNSGLMPDPDNRVLYFKQQSAASPDEIYSLDLSTRQIKQHTHINQPLLDELALTRAEDFWFSSFDGNKVHGLLLKPPFFTAGKKYPLIYVIHGGPQGMSEDGFHYRWNPALFAAPGYVVAMVNFRGSTGYGQVWTDAVSKDWGGGPYRDLMAGIDYLIKTYPFIDQDRMAAAGGSYGGFMINWIATHTGRFKALVSHAGVFDQRSMYGATEELWFPEWEMAGMPYDRPELYAKWSPSFYVQNLKKFNTPTLVIHGEGDYRVPYTQGLQMFTALQRMGVPSRLLVYPDETHFVTKPQNARLWWNEVHGWIARWLR